The following proteins are encoded in a genomic region of Sorangiineae bacterium MSr12523:
- a CDS encoding DoxX family protein yields MKSFFTPDVAALVLRLGLGTMFLFHGGPKLLGGPETWARFGAAMAGLGITFAPAFWGLMAGLSEFGGGLLLLLGWFTRPACVLLTFTMLVATSKLVLRHDDFIAWSQPVEDAIAFVSLCILGPGKYRIRTGAPAV; encoded by the coding sequence ATGAAATCGTTTTTCACGCCCGATGTCGCCGCACTCGTGCTCCGCCTCGGACTCGGTACGATGTTCCTTTTTCATGGAGGGCCGAAGTTGCTGGGCGGCCCCGAGACGTGGGCGCGATTCGGCGCGGCGATGGCCGGCCTGGGCATCACGTTCGCCCCGGCTTTTTGGGGCTTGATGGCCGGTCTCTCGGAGTTCGGCGGCGGGCTGCTTTTGCTGCTCGGTTGGTTTACGCGGCCCGCGTGCGTGTTGCTCACCTTCACGATGTTGGTCGCCACATCGAAGTTGGTATTGCGACACGACGACTTCATCGCGTGGTCACAACCGGTGGAGGACGCGATCGCATTCGTATCGTTGTGCATTCTTGGGCCGGGCAAATATCGCATTCGCACCGGGGCCCCCGCCGTATAA
- a CDS encoding LysE family translocator: MAHTTWLLFFTVSLAAVLTPGPAMLTILGHALARGGKPTVPVVLGNAFGALLLMAASIAGLSGLLAALPHGLQIMKWAGAAYLFWLGLRAIRSKSAGTAPAAVRERAPFARGVFIALSNPKALLFYGAVLPQFVDGSRPVLPQFGVMAATFIGLELAMTGTVTFAAHIMAPLLRRTSFQQRSERAGGAIMMGAAALLAIAPVKAR; the protein is encoded by the coding sequence ATGGCTCATACGACGTGGCTCCTGTTCTTCACCGTGTCTCTGGCGGCAGTCCTCACGCCAGGACCGGCCATGCTGACGATTCTCGGTCATGCCCTCGCACGCGGCGGCAAGCCCACCGTGCCCGTGGTCCTCGGCAACGCGTTCGGTGCGTTGCTCTTGATGGCCGCGTCCATTGCCGGCCTCTCGGGCCTTCTGGCCGCGCTCCCGCATGGTTTGCAAATCATGAAATGGGCAGGTGCCGCGTACCTCTTCTGGCTTGGACTGCGCGCGATTCGGTCGAAGAGCGCGGGCACGGCACCCGCGGCCGTGCGCGAACGTGCGCCCTTCGCGCGCGGCGTCTTCATTGCGCTGTCGAACCCGAAGGCGCTCTTGTTCTACGGCGCCGTGCTTCCGCAGTTCGTCGATGGCTCGCGGCCGGTGCTTCCGCAGTTTGGCGTCATGGCCGCGACCTTCATTGGGCTGGAGCTGGCCATGACCGGTACCGTGACCTTTGCCGCCCACATCATGGCACCGCTGCTCCGCCGCACGAGCTTTCAGCAGCGCTCCGAGCGCGCCGGTGGGGCCATCATGATGGGCGCGGCCGCGCTGTTGGCCATTGCACCGGTGAAGGCACGATGA
- a CDS encoding MarR family transcriptional regulator: MQSRPSRPPIAFLLTQVGSHAAGKFAERLAPLDLAPPHAGILRAIAVNAGMSQQALSGYLHILPSRLVTLVDELQERGLIERRDSPEDRRVYALHLTPKGQTALEAIARIGREHESAVCAPLTDDEREQLGALLLKIAEAEGLVPGVHPGFGRMGPPRGNPRDHQGGASELSRDSGKLRRAPRRGK, from the coding sequence GTGCAAAGTCGACCTTCGCGTCCGCCCATCGCCTTTTTGCTCACGCAGGTCGGCTCGCACGCCGCGGGCAAGTTCGCCGAACGCCTCGCGCCGCTCGATCTCGCGCCGCCGCACGCGGGGATCCTTCGCGCCATCGCGGTCAATGCCGGTATGAGCCAGCAGGCCCTGAGCGGCTACTTGCACATCCTCCCGAGCAGGCTCGTGACCTTGGTCGACGAGCTCCAAGAGCGCGGACTCATCGAACGCCGCGACAGCCCCGAAGATCGCCGCGTCTATGCTCTGCACCTCACCCCGAAGGGGCAGACCGCCCTCGAAGCGATCGCGCGCATCGGTCGCGAGCACGAGTCCGCCGTGTGCGCCCCGCTCACCGACGACGAACGCGAGCAGCTTGGCGCACTTCTTCTCAAAATCGCCGAGGCCGAGGGGCTCGTGCCCGGGGTGCACCCTGGATTCGGCCGCATGGGGCCTCCCCGAGGCAATCCCCGAGACCACCAAGGAGGCGCCAGCGAACTGAGCCGTGACAGCGGAAAATTGCGTCGAGCTCCACGGCGTGGCAAATAG
- a CDS encoding serine/threonine protein kinase: protein MATPDEHLIGPGHVLLGKYRVERVLGHGGMGLVVSARHLTLEDRVAIKLLLPKHAENSDLVQRFLREARAAVRIRSQHVARVTDVGTLDYGGPYMVMEYLDGSDLAVVLEQNGPMPIHLAVDFVLQALEALAEAHSLGIVHRDVKPGNLFLTRHADGAPCVKVLDFGISKVLQADDQSLTRAGGMLGSPLYMAPEQLESARDVDARADVYSMGVVLFELLTQQRPFNAGDLPRLLYKVLNEERPPARSVRADIPPALDQVILTAMARDRGHRYPSVAEFALALLPFGSNQARASVERICGVLGVSAAQPAYITSAQPGPPRTHHVSTISAAITPVAAARTSTQTMAEPAKARSRGPLAAVIGAGAGLVLGSLLLIGLVSRAHRPEAPSSGAAAPPKVEEPAPPPSGAAPEPAKSASEPAAAAAVPSASASAAAASDDAAKDAKKKTSTSSGRSAKPGGSSSKPDPFKRDIF from the coding sequence ATGGCCACTCCCGACGAACATCTCATCGGACCGGGGCATGTATTGCTCGGGAAATATCGGGTCGAGCGCGTGCTTGGGCATGGCGGGATGGGCCTCGTCGTCTCGGCGAGGCACCTGACGCTCGAGGATCGGGTGGCGATCAAGCTGCTGCTGCCGAAGCACGCGGAAAATAGCGACCTCGTCCAACGATTCCTGCGGGAAGCCCGGGCGGCCGTGCGCATCCGCAGCCAGCACGTGGCCCGGGTGACCGACGTCGGCACCCTCGACTATGGCGGCCCCTACATGGTCATGGAGTACCTCGACGGGAGCGATCTCGCCGTGGTGCTCGAGCAAAACGGGCCGATGCCGATTCATCTCGCGGTCGACTTCGTGCTGCAAGCCCTCGAGGCCCTCGCCGAGGCGCACTCGCTCGGCATCGTTCACCGCGACGTGAAGCCGGGCAACCTGTTTCTCACGCGCCACGCCGATGGAGCACCGTGCGTCAAGGTGCTCGACTTCGGCATCTCCAAGGTGCTCCAGGCGGACGATCAAAGCCTCACCCGCGCCGGTGGCATGCTGGGCTCACCGCTCTACATGGCGCCCGAGCAGCTGGAATCGGCGCGCGACGTCGATGCGCGTGCCGACGTGTACTCGATGGGCGTGGTGCTCTTCGAGCTGCTCACGCAGCAGAGGCCCTTCAATGCGGGCGATCTGCCGCGCCTTCTCTACAAGGTGCTCAATGAAGAGCGCCCGCCGGCGCGCAGTGTGCGGGCGGACATTCCGCCGGCGCTCGACCAAGTGATCCTCACGGCGATGGCGCGCGACCGCGGGCACCGGTATCCATCGGTCGCGGAGTTCGCGTTGGCGCTGTTGCCCTTCGGTTCGAACCAGGCGCGTGCCTCGGTCGAGCGCATCTGCGGCGTGCTCGGTGTGTCGGCCGCGCAACCGGCGTACATCACCAGCGCGCAACCTGGTCCGCCGCGCACCCATCATGTGTCGACCATCAGCGCGGCCATCACGCCGGTGGCCGCGGCCCGTACGAGCACGCAGACCATGGCGGAGCCCGCGAAGGCCCGCTCGCGAGGTCCGTTGGCAGCCGTCATTGGCGCGGGGGCGGGCCTGGTGCTCGGCAGCTTGCTGCTCATTGGGCTGGTGAGTCGTGCGCACCGCCCCGAGGCGCCGTCGTCAGGAGCGGCGGCCCCGCCCAAGGTCGAAGAACCTGCGCCGCCGCCGTCAGGAGCGGCCCCCGAGCCGGCGAAATCCGCGAGCGAGCCGGCTGCTGCCGCCGCGGTGCCGAGTGCGAGTGCATCGGCCGCCGCCGCGTCGGACGATGCGGCCAAGGATGCAAAAAAGAAAACGAGTACCTCGTCGGGGCGATCCGCCAAGCCGGGGGGCTCGAGCTCCAAACCGGACCCCTTCAAACGCGACATCTTCTAA
- a CDS encoding serine/threonine protein kinase, which produces MQQPLTLGRYTLFRELAAGGMATVYLGRVRGAVGFGRTVAIKRLHPHLARDPELVSRFVDEARLVARVHHPNVVPTLDVVAQDGEIFLVLEYVKGESLAGLLRASVLAGTTIPVGVALSVLAGALNGLHAAHEARDEKGEPLHIVHRDVSPQNVLVGADGIARVLDFGVAKAQGRLFGTTRDGHLKGKVPYMAPEQISGAATQQTDVYAAGVVLWETLACRGLFRHENELQLLQAIMTEQVAPPSRFNPSVPPEVDRITMKALARDPAQRYANAHAMAEDIDASGLVASSMRVAEWVRSIAGPALAARTELVAQVEGTEHSVTLKSPRGSSPPARPFSWRRLGAGALVVAAGVGALVAFRSAPERAPVVAASPTPTQAAPPPTVMPLETPPPELASDAAAPSRALSASKPRKPKPPEPPAPSKLDAVPDASPTQPRVPAGLATSRHE; this is translated from the coding sequence ATGCAGCAGCCTCTCACCCTCGGCCGGTACACGCTTTTTCGCGAGCTTGCCGCAGGTGGCATGGCCACGGTCTACCTGGGGCGCGTTCGCGGCGCCGTGGGGTTCGGCCGCACGGTGGCCATCAAAAGGCTGCACCCGCACCTGGCGCGCGATCCGGAGTTGGTCTCGCGCTTCGTCGATGAAGCGCGGCTCGTTGCGCGGGTGCACCATCCCAACGTGGTGCCCACGCTCGACGTCGTCGCCCAGGACGGCGAGATCTTCCTAGTCCTCGAGTACGTGAAGGGTGAATCGCTCGCGGGGCTGCTCCGTGCATCGGTGCTCGCGGGGACGACCATCCCGGTGGGCGTCGCGCTCTCCGTCCTCGCTGGTGCATTGAACGGCTTGCACGCAGCGCACGAAGCGCGCGACGAAAAGGGCGAGCCGCTTCACATCGTGCACCGCGACGTCTCCCCGCAGAACGTGCTCGTGGGCGCCGACGGCATTGCGCGCGTGCTCGACTTCGGCGTGGCCAAGGCCCAAGGCCGGCTGTTCGGAACGACGCGCGATGGGCACCTGAAAGGCAAAGTGCCGTACATGGCCCCCGAGCAAATCTCGGGCGCGGCGACGCAGCAGACGGATGTCTACGCCGCGGGCGTGGTGCTCTGGGAGACGCTGGCCTGTCGCGGGCTCTTTCGCCACGAGAACGAGCTGCAGCTGCTGCAGGCCATCATGACCGAACAGGTCGCGCCGCCGAGTCGATTCAATCCGAGCGTGCCGCCCGAGGTGGATCGCATCACCATGAAAGCGCTCGCGCGCGATCCTGCGCAGCGGTACGCGAATGCGCACGCCATGGCGGAGGACATCGACGCCTCGGGGCTCGTCGCATCGTCGATGCGCGTGGCCGAGTGGGTTCGCTCCATCGCGGGCCCTGCCCTGGCTGCGCGCACGGAGCTGGTCGCGCAAGTGGAGGGCACGGAGCACTCGGTCACATTGAAGTCGCCCCGCGGTTCATCGCCGCCGGCCCGGCCTTTTTCGTGGCGGCGCTTGGGCGCAGGTGCGCTCGTCGTGGCGGCGGGCGTCGGTGCGTTGGTCGCATTTCGTTCGGCGCCGGAGCGTGCTCCGGTCGTCGCCGCGAGTCCGACCCCGACGCAAGCCGCACCGCCCCCCACGGTGATGCCTCTCGAGACGCCGCCGCCGGAGCTTGCGAGCGATGCCGCCGCGCCATCGCGGGCGCTCTCCGCATCGAAGCCGCGAAAGCCGAAACCTCCAGAGCCGCCCGCGCCGTCGAAGCTCGATGCCGTGCCGGATGCATCGCCGACGCAGCCTCGTGTTCCCGCGGGCTTGGCGACCAGCCGGCACGAGTAG
- a CDS encoding LysR substrate-binding domain-containing protein, with the protein MSKIHRSSAAPAMQLPPLNAVRAFEAAARLGSTVAAASELGVTHGAVSKQIAQLEGWLEVPLFDRTGVRLTPTGAGAQYAAALGEAFETIAVATRGVTQAARRAATVRVTTTTAFAASWLLPRLPEFQALHPEAEVWVSEKKGLVSLGAEGTADVALRMGRGPWPGVHAEPLMPDHLAPVCAPAMKARLRRPADLARVTLLHDADPRAAWHLWFEAAGLGRPAWGERGLHLADGALLLQAAVAGQGVALAYAKLAEPFLRDGRLVTPFEPTVPLGPTYWLVSPLRGTPTTRAARAFAAWVRAQAHRL; encoded by the coding sequence GTGAGCAAAATTCACAGGTCCTCCGCCGCGCCGGCGATGCAGCTGCCCCCGTTGAATGCCGTGCGCGCATTCGAAGCCGCCGCGCGGCTCGGATCGACGGTAGCCGCGGCCTCGGAGCTAGGGGTTACCCACGGCGCGGTGAGCAAGCAAATCGCGCAGCTCGAAGGGTGGCTCGAGGTGCCGCTCTTCGATCGAACCGGCGTTCGCCTCACCCCCACGGGGGCGGGGGCGCAGTACGCGGCGGCGCTCGGGGAAGCTTTCGAGACCATCGCCGTTGCGACCCGCGGGGTCACGCAGGCGGCCCGGCGTGCGGCCACGGTGCGGGTGACCACCACGACGGCGTTTGCCGCATCGTGGCTCCTGCCGCGCCTTCCCGAGTTCCAGGCGCTCCACCCCGAGGCGGAGGTGTGGGTCTCCGAGAAAAAGGGCCTCGTTTCGCTCGGCGCCGAGGGGACGGCCGATGTGGCGCTTCGCATGGGACGGGGGCCTTGGCCCGGCGTGCATGCCGAGCCGCTCATGCCCGATCATCTGGCACCGGTCTGCGCGCCCGCGATGAAGGCTCGTTTGCGTCGCCCGGCGGATCTGGCGCGCGTCACGCTCTTGCACGATGCGGATCCGCGCGCCGCATGGCATCTCTGGTTCGAGGCGGCGGGCCTCGGGCGCCCGGCCTGGGGCGAACGCGGACTGCACCTGGCGGACGGAGCGTTGCTCTTGCAGGCCGCCGTGGCGGGCCAAGGCGTGGCGCTCGCCTACGCGAAGCTTGCCGAGCCTTTCCTGCGCGATGGACGCCTGGTGACACCGTTCGAACCGACCGTGCCGTTGGGGCCTACGTACTGGCTGGTCTCGCCGCTTCGGGGCACACCGACCACGCGCGCCGCGCGGGCCTTCGCAGCATGGGTCCGTGCGCAGGCCCATCGTCTATAG